The Heyndrickxia vini genome contains a region encoding:
- a CDS encoding DUF4349 domain-containing protein, with amino-acid sequence MSKWLKLFFVLCMTITFLMACSSGNSSSKSAENGKMVQKADYANDASSEENQVEASQDKKAEQSKQPQSRMVIYNASLYMEVKKIAQVQDQINKTVVEMGGYTIQQTMNQNSEERQESSLTVRIPQDHFQPFLDKVKKLGVRTENQSISGQDVTEEYVDLKSRVKSKQVAEKRLTQFMNEAKDTKTLLEISNELSKVQEEIETIQGQMKYLENQTSLSTVTITLIENKVVVPGLEKDQLNTWDKTKKQFMNSINFIVSFISGLFVFIIGYLPVIVILGLIAVAISLIWRKMKKKSDNSSIDK; translated from the coding sequence GTATGACGATTACTTTCCTAATGGCGTGCAGCAGCGGAAATAGCAGCAGTAAATCTGCGGAGAACGGGAAGATGGTGCAGAAAGCGGATTATGCCAATGATGCTTCTTCAGAAGAGAACCAAGTTGAAGCGAGCCAGGATAAAAAAGCGGAGCAAAGCAAACAGCCTCAATCCCGCATGGTTATTTATAATGCGAGTCTCTACATGGAAGTAAAGAAAATTGCACAAGTGCAGGACCAAATTAATAAAACAGTCGTTGAAATGGGAGGCTATACGATTCAACAAACGATGAATCAAAATAGTGAAGAACGTCAAGAGAGCTCATTAACGGTGAGGATTCCTCAAGATCACTTCCAACCTTTTTTAGATAAGGTGAAAAAACTTGGGGTACGCACGGAAAATCAATCCATTTCGGGTCAAGATGTTACGGAAGAATATGTCGATTTAAAATCGAGGGTAAAGTCAAAGCAGGTCGCAGAAAAGCGGCTTACTCAATTTATGAATGAGGCAAAGGATACAAAGACGTTATTAGAAATTTCAAATGAACTTTCGAAGGTTCAAGAAGAAATCGAAACCATCCAAGGTCAAATGAAATATTTAGAGAATCAAACAAGTTTATCTACAGTAACGATTACACTTATTGAAAATAAAGTGGTCGTTCCCGGTCTGGAAAAAGATCAATTAAATACATGGGATAAAACAAAGAAACAATTTATGAACAGCATTAATTTCATCGTTTCCTTCATTTCCGGATTATTTGTATTTATTATTGGCTATTTACCTGTCATTGTCATCCTTGGTTTAATTGCGGTCGCTATTTCACTGATTTGGAGAAAGATGAAAAAGAAATCGGATAATAGTTCGATTGATAAATAA
- a CDS encoding ring-cleaving dioxygenase produces MNQLKGIHHVTAITSSAEKNYEFFTYVLGMRLVKKTVNQDDIQTYHLFFADDKGSAGTDMTFFDFPGIPKGIHGTNEIAKTSFRVPSDAALDYWVERFERLEVKHTGIEEQFGKKTLSFVDFDDQQYQLISDENNEGVKSGTPWQKGPIPLEYAITGLGPIFVRIAEFDYFKEVLEKVLLFKEIAKEGSFHLFEVGEGGNGAQVIVEHNVILPRGQQGYGTVHHAAFRVEDRSVLEEWIKRMESFRFPISGYVNRHFFESLYANVAPQILFEFATDGPGFMGDEPYETLGEKLSLPPFLEPKREEIEKLVRPIDTVRSTKDFKKE; encoded by the coding sequence ATGAACCAATTAAAAGGTATTCACCATGTTACAGCAATAACGAGCAGTGCAGAAAAGAATTATGAATTTTTCACCTATGTATTAGGAATGCGTTTAGTGAAGAAAACGGTCAATCAAGATGATATTCAAACGTATCATTTATTTTTTGCTGATGACAAAGGCAGTGCTGGGACTGATATGACATTCTTTGATTTTCCAGGCATTCCAAAAGGAATTCACGGTACAAATGAGATTGCAAAAACCTCTTTCCGTGTTCCAAGTGATGCGGCATTGGATTATTGGGTTGAACGTTTTGAGCGTTTAGAAGTAAAGCATACCGGAATTGAAGAACAATTTGGCAAAAAGACATTATCATTTGTCGATTTTGATGATCAACAGTATCAACTGATTTCTGATGAAAATAATGAAGGTGTCAAATCTGGAACGCCTTGGCAAAAAGGACCGATTCCATTAGAATATGCAATTACCGGTCTAGGTCCGATTTTCGTTCGGATTGCAGAATTTGATTATTTTAAAGAAGTGCTGGAAAAAGTTCTTCTTTTCAAAGAAATTGCTAAAGAAGGTTCGTTCCATCTTTTTGAAGTAGGAGAGGGAGGAAACGGCGCCCAAGTAATTGTTGAGCATAATGTGATATTGCCTAGAGGTCAACAAGGGTATGGGACAGTTCACCATGCTGCGTTCCGCGTAGAGGATCGATCCGTATTAGAAGAATGGATTAAGCGCATGGAATCCTTTAGATTCCCAATTTCAGGATATGTGAATCGTCACTTTTTCGAATCATTATATGCGAATGTAGCCCCACAAATATTGTTTGAATTTGCGACAGATGGACCTGGATTTATGGGGGATGAGCCGTACGAAACGCTTGGTGAAAAACTATCGCTGCCACCATTCTTAGAACCGAAACGCGAAGAAATAGAAAAACTAGTTCGACCAATTGATACGGTAAGAAGTACAAAAGATTTTAAAAAGGAATAA
- a CDS encoding DUF2935 domain-containing protein, with the protein MDNIITEWEEHFFWLEILQDHAYFVRDHLSVSEGEYVHTAQQYIHLFDDLLNRLRNLPKSLNHSDEEMISFSKLAFPVAKGYFEFEGKLQALRIDNKVNLNLSPTYLNGTLSENQEYLRLLTQWVQGKEPHPLSIVDLMDLWLEDQLGHAVLFQGIIDPIEMVATRQTETYISLFQLYIVQNHHLKNYMRFKEPGFARQREFAYEVGKTTLEMNNYIYHMVMKYKENKLLNKTTLRFLEHHFPETCYFIKKLSYYAPEFQEEARKCSLKKPSYRN; encoded by the coding sequence GTGGATAATATCATTACAGAGTGGGAAGAACATTTTTTCTGGTTGGAAATATTGCAGGACCATGCATATTTTGTAAGAGACCATCTATCGGTGAGTGAAGGGGAGTATGTTCATACAGCCCAACAGTATATCCATTTATTTGATGACTTATTGAATCGTTTACGGAATCTTCCGAAGTCACTAAACCATTCCGATGAGGAAATGATTTCTTTTTCAAAGCTAGCCTTTCCTGTTGCAAAAGGATATTTCGAATTTGAAGGGAAACTACAGGCGTTAAGAATCGATAATAAAGTGAATTTGAATTTATCTCCTACTTATTTAAATGGCACATTATCAGAAAATCAGGAATACTTACGTCTTTTAACACAGTGGGTTCAAGGTAAAGAGCCACATCCTCTTTCCATTGTCGATCTAATGGATTTATGGCTAGAGGACCAATTAGGCCATGCCGTTTTATTTCAAGGTATTATTGATCCGATTGAAATGGTGGCTACAAGACAAACAGAGACCTATATCAGCCTATTCCAATTATATATCGTGCAAAATCATCATTTAAAAAATTACATGCGTTTTAAAGAGCCTGGGTTTGCTCGGCAACGTGAATTTGCTTACGAAGTAGGAAAAACAACATTAGAAATGAATAATTATATTTATCACATGGTAATGAAATATAAAGAGAATAAATTGTTAAACAAAACGACATTGCGTTTTTTAGAACATCACTTTCCAGAAACATGCTATTTTATTAAAAAATTAAGCTATTACGCGCCTGAATTCCAAGAAGAAGCAAGGAAATGTTCATTAAAAAAACCGTCGTATAGGAATTAA
- a CDS encoding spore germination protein codes for MVRKRMKTRVMVNQISVNSIDTASGIFVGTNYANNWSSHRKSNYGFGSLSHSQASNNYSQVIDNDLVDTPINSQSYLLMDQQMSGNNNNQLDIGEININVLDSNAALTIGDNSLNGWSSHSKRNAGQGKLIGAINNTDNKNSVTDSDLVDTTISNSNIGIPT; via the coding sequence ATGGTACGTAAACGAATGAAAACGCGAGTAATGGTCAATCAAATAAGTGTCAATTCAATCGATACGGCTTCCGGAATTTTTGTCGGGACAAATTATGCGAATAATTGGTCTTCCCACCGGAAAAGCAACTACGGTTTTGGCTCTTTAAGTCATTCTCAAGCATCCAATAACTACAGCCAAGTCATTGATAATGATTTAGTGGATACCCCTATTAATAGCCAATCCTATCTCTTAATGGATCAACAGATGAGTGGGAACAATAATAATCAGCTCGATATCGGAGAGATTAATATTAATGTATTAGATTCTAATGCAGCATTAACCATTGGCGATAATTCCTTAAATGGTTGGAGTTCGCATAGCAAGCGAAATGCAGGGCAAGGAAAATTAATTGGCGCAATAAATAATACTGATAATAAAAACTCCGTTACTGACAGTGATCTCGTCGACACGACAATTTCTAATTCCAATATCGGGATTCCAACCTAA
- a CDS encoding Hsp20/alpha crystallin family protein: protein MGRKKRYHSDVKQKLGSNFSELLSEIAPFIGPRLDIYETNDTFFITADVAGIKKENLSVKLQDKTLIIAGAIPDQFHSETVRVFSQERYYGHFQKKNTSS, encoded by the coding sequence ATGGGGCGCAAAAAACGGTATCATTCCGATGTAAAGCAAAAGTTAGGATCGAATTTTTCTGAACTTTTATCAGAAATAGCTCCTTTTATCGGCCCTCGTCTAGACATATATGAAACGAATGATACATTTTTTATTACTGCGGATGTTGCTGGTATCAAGAAAGAAAACCTCTCCGTAAAATTGCAGGATAAAACGTTAATCATAGCGGGAGCCATTCCGGATCAGTTTCATAGCGAGACGGTACGGGTTTTTTCGCAGGAACGGTATTACGGACATTTCCAAAAAAAAAATACCTCTTCCTAA
- a CDS encoding DUF3888 domain-containing protein produces the protein MKKILLITTCSLLLFIYSIPSYADERYYHPSEYSKEEVLMDLFLSLLSPHIDHAVSDFYSNLLTESPMVYPYQISILNMKRIGQYRSFEFSMTIEVTPVVGPHIAVGKDHLTFYIAPGVVTLTKFKHLESYELPPNWRDIIKKKNNS, from the coding sequence ATGAAAAAAATCCTTCTTATAACTACTTGTTCATTACTCCTTTTCATATACTCCATCCCCAGTTATGCGGATGAACGTTACTATCACCCTTCTGAATATTCCAAAGAAGAAGTACTTATGGACCTATTTCTATCATTACTTTCTCCGCATATTGACCATGCTGTTAGTGATTTTTATTCAAATTTATTAACTGAAAGTCCCATGGTTTATCCTTATCAAATTTCGATTTTAAATATGAAAAGAATCGGACAGTACCGTTCTTTTGAATTTTCAATGACGATTGAGGTTACTCCAGTCGTCGGTCCTCATATTGCAGTTGGTAAAGACCATTTAACGTTTTATATTGCTCCTGGCGTAGTGACGCTGACAAAATTCAAACATTTAGAGTCTTATGAACTCCCTCCTAATTGGCGAGACATTATTAAGAAAAAGAATAACTCTTGA
- a CDS encoding GNAT family N-acetyltransferase — translation MIYTNSLDGITTDMLNGFFVDWPDPPNTQTHLKLLKNSSNVIIAIDDMANHVVGFITAISDGVLSAYIPFLEVLPEYKNQGIGKELVNRMMKELSDIYMIDLCCDDDLVPYYESFSMMKTNGMIVRNYHRQAGS, via the coding sequence ATGATTTACACAAACTCACTAGACGGTATAACTACTGATATGTTAAACGGCTTTTTCGTCGATTGGCCAGATCCACCAAATACACAAACCCACTTAAAATTATTAAAAAATAGCAGCAACGTAATTATTGCGATTGATGATATGGCAAATCATGTCGTCGGATTTATAACCGCGATAAGTGATGGGGTTTTATCAGCCTACATTCCATTTCTTGAGGTTTTACCGGAATACAAAAATCAAGGTATTGGAAAAGAATTGGTGAATCGAATGATGAAAGAACTATCTGACATCTACATGATTGATTTATGCTGTGATGATGACTTAGTCCCTTATTATGAAAGTTTTAGCATGATGAAAACGAATGGAATGATTGTCAGAAATTATCATAGGCAAGCTGGGAGTTAA
- a CDS encoding class I SAM-dependent methyltransferase, which yields MGEWQELIQDSQSKWEENAEYWDDYMGEESNRFHRELIRPSTEQLLNVKENQLILDIACGNGNFSRRLAELGAQVIGFDYSSKMIERAKQRTKGYVHQVDYRVIDATNYNSLINLGLARFDAAVANMALMDIADITPLIRALHGLLKENGTFVFSITHPCFQMPGMKKVHETEDVDGEIVARNSIQISKYLNPEPYKALGIQGQPVPHLMFHRSLSYYINLFCKIGFVLDAMEEPSFNYEYEKNQFDWYEIPPVIIFRFRKCPQT from the coding sequence TTGGGTGAATGGCAGGAGCTAATACAAGATTCACAATCGAAATGGGAAGAAAATGCCGAGTATTGGGATGACTATATGGGTGAAGAAAGCAATCGATTTCACCGGGAGTTAATTAGACCAAGTACAGAACAATTATTGAATGTTAAGGAAAATCAATTAATATTAGATATAGCTTGTGGGAATGGGAACTTCTCTAGAAGATTAGCCGAGCTAGGTGCACAAGTTATTGGATTTGATTACAGTTCTAAAATGATTGAAAGGGCAAAGCAGAGGACTAAAGGGTATGTACATCAAGTTGATTATAGAGTCATCGATGCGACAAACTATAATTCCCTTATAAATCTAGGTTTAGCAAGATTTGATGCTGCTGTGGCTAATATGGCTTTAATGGATATAGCAGATATAACTCCATTAATAAGAGCCCTTCATGGACTATTAAAGGAAAATGGTACGTTTGTCTTTTCAATTACACACCCTTGTTTTCAAATGCCTGGAATGAAAAAAGTACATGAAACAGAGGACGTAGATGGTGAGATAGTGGCCAGAAATAGTATTCAAATTTCAAAGTACTTAAATCCGGAACCGTATAAAGCTTTAGGAATTCAAGGTCAGCCTGTTCCTCATCTTATGTTTCATAGGAGCTTATCTTATTATATTAATTTATTTTGCAAAATAGGGTTTGTCCTCGATGCAATGGAAGAGCCTAGTTTCAATTATGAATACGAAAAAAATCAATTTGATTGGTATGAGATTCCACCAGTAATTATTTTTCGTTTTCGAAAATGTCCTCAAACATGA
- a CDS encoding DUF4405 domain-containing protein yields the protein MKKNYIKIVLDLLMAVTFVLLMNPRVLDGLPFHEIAGLLFGVAILTHIGLNFRWVINVTKKIFDRSLPKKTRFSYLLNILLLVSMPTVIITGILISKVVFPSIAIENGHSVRGIHSFFADATLGLVGLHIGVHWQWVMSICKKAFKARGGKLRKGVIASVILSIAILAGGIQWFSTTAASNPSDFKQKQMQVQ from the coding sequence ATGAAAAAGAACTATATAAAAATTGTACTAGATTTATTGATGGCAGTTACATTTGTGTTGCTGATGAATCCTAGAGTATTAGATGGTTTACCGTTTCATGAAATTGCAGGTCTACTATTCGGAGTGGCTATTTTAACACATATTGGTTTGAACTTTCGTTGGGTAATCAATGTTACGAAGAAAATTTTTGATCGCAGCCTTCCTAAAAAAACTCGATTTAGTTATCTATTAAATATACTTTTATTAGTTTCGATGCCTACTGTGATTATTACAGGGATATTAATTTCGAAGGTAGTTTTTCCTAGTATTGCGATTGAAAATGGGCACTCGGTTCGTGGGATTCACAGTTTTTTTGCAGATGCAACACTTGGTTTAGTTGGCCTTCATATAGGGGTACATTGGCAATGGGTAATGAGTATTTGTAAAAAAGCGTTTAAAGCAAGAGGAGGAAAGCTGAGAAAGGGAGTCATTGCATCAGTGATCTTATCAATTGCCATTTTAGCGGGAGGGATTCAATGGTTTTCCACAACAGCCGCCTCGAATCCAAGTGATTTTAAACAGAAACAAATGCAAGTACAGTAA
- a CDS encoding oxidoreductase: protein MLTIGYIGNGKSTNRYHLPFVLQRENIKVKTIYQRNPKHESWDRIAGVKYTSDLDELLNDKEIQLIVICTRTDSHYEYAKLVLDHNKNCLVEKPFMETSAQAKEIFAMAREKGLIVQAYQNRRFDSDFLTFQKVIEEGKIGDLLEVELHYDYYRPEVPESVHSFDPVSSFLYGHGCHTLDQVISYFGKPDHIHYDVRQLLGQGRMNDYFDLDLYYGKLKVSVKSSYFRLKERSSFVVHGKKGCFVKETKDRQEEHLKLFYMPDNKDFGIDTINHYGVLTYIDEEGTIHEETVKSVNGDYGRVYDDLYEAIINGKDKTITDEQTMLQMEMLETGVKNLK, encoded by the coding sequence ATGCTTACTATTGGTTATATTGGAAATGGGAAAAGCACAAACAGATATCATCTTCCGTTCGTATTGCAACGAGAGAATATAAAGGTGAAAACAATTTATCAAAGAAATCCTAAGCATGAAAGTTGGGATAGGATTGCAGGAGTAAAATATACTTCTGATTTAGATGAACTATTAAATGACAAAGAAATTCAGCTCATTGTGATTTGCACCAGAACGGACAGTCATTATGAATATGCAAAATTAGTATTAGACCATAATAAAAACTGTTTGGTTGAAAAGCCTTTTATGGAAACTTCAGCTCAGGCAAAAGAAATATTTGCAATGGCAAGAGAGAAAGGATTAATAGTTCAGGCGTATCAAAACAGACGTTTCGATAGTGATTTTTTAACATTTCAAAAGGTAATTGAAGAAGGGAAAATAGGAGATTTGCTAGAAGTGGAATTGCACTATGACTATTATCGTCCTGAAGTACCAGAATCCGTTCATTCTTTTGATCCTGTTTCGTCATTTTTATATGGACATGGCTGTCATACACTAGATCAGGTAATCAGCTATTTTGGCAAGCCAGATCATATACATTATGATGTAAGGCAATTATTAGGACAAGGAAGAATGAATGATTATTTTGATTTAGATTTATATTATGGCAAGTTAAAGGTTTCCGTAAAATCCAGTTATTTTAGACTTAAAGAAAGATCTAGCTTCGTCGTCCATGGCAAAAAGGGATGCTTTGTAAAAGAAACCAAAGATCGTCAGGAAGAACATTTAAAATTATTTTACATGCCCGATAACAAAGATTTTGGAATAGATACAATAAATCATTATGGTGTACTAACCTATATTGATGAAGAAGGTACAATCCACGAAGAAACAGTGAAATCCGTAAATGGTGATTATGGAAGAGTTTATGATGATTTATATGAAGCCATCATAAATGGAAAAGATAAAACCATTACAGACGAACAGACAATGCTGCAAATGGAAATGTTAGAAACTGGCGTTAAGAACTTGAAGTAA
- a CDS encoding NADPH-dependent FMN reductase has protein sequence MNIVTIVGSIRKESYNMQLAKTMQVRYKEKLNIEIADIRSLPHYDQDEENNPPKSVKEFKESIANADGVIIITPEYNWSIPGVLKNAIDWASRVEKVFIGKPVMAAGVSIGMAGTLRAQLHLREILTGIQAKLLPPSGNEVLINFASQKFDEQSGQLVDDMTLGFLDGVVDKFVDHIKSSN, from the coding sequence ATGAATATTGTTACAATCGTGGGAAGTATCCGAAAAGAATCTTATAACATGCAACTTGCAAAAACGATGCAAGTACGTTACAAAGAAAAATTGAACATAGAAATTGCTGATATCCGTTCACTGCCTCATTATGACCAAGACGAAGAAAACAACCCACCAAAGTCTGTAAAAGAATTCAAAGAGTCAATTGCAAATGCAGATGGGGTTATCATCATCACTCCAGAATACAATTGGTCAATTCCAGGTGTATTAAAGAATGCAATCGATTGGGCTTCTAGGGTAGAGAAAGTATTCATCGGCAAACCAGTTATGGCTGCTGGTGTTAGTATTGGTATGGCCGGAACACTTCGCGCCCAATTACACTTGCGCGAAATCCTAACAGGGATCCAAGCTAAATTACTTCCACCAAGCGGCAACGAAGTACTAATTAACTTCGCCTCTCAAAAATTCGATGAACAGTCAGGTCAGCTTGTTGACGACATGACACTTGGATTTTTAGATGGTGTCGTGGATAAGTTTGTTGATCATATAAAATCATCTAATTAA
- a CDS encoding MarR family winged helix-turn-helix transcriptional regulator — MNLDDNVGVLIRNADLTITSYVRKHLEPYNLAPEQNLIMRMLWNQDGISSTELVSHLNKDKANIARMIASLEGKGFIKKVDDPSDKRTFKVHLTEEGKRLAHLVEPVQQKMRDTLIKGMTEEEVNELQKLITKIINNIKGDYQS; from the coding sequence TTGAACTTAGATGATAATGTTGGGGTTTTAATACGTAATGCGGATTTGACCATTACTAGTTACGTTAGAAAACATTTGGAGCCTTACAATCTTGCTCCGGAGCAAAATCTAATTATGAGGATGCTTTGGAATCAAGACGGAATTTCGTCGACGGAGCTTGTGTCACACCTAAATAAGGATAAGGCCAACATCGCACGAATGATCGCAAGCTTGGAGGGGAAGGGCTTTATCAAAAAGGTCGATGATCCTTCAGATAAACGGACCTTTAAAGTTCATCTAACGGAAGAAGGCAAGCGGCTTGCTCATTTAGTTGAACCCGTTCAACAAAAAATGCGCGACACTTTAATTAAAGGGATGACTGAAGAAGAGGTCAACGAACTGCAAAAACTTATTACAAAAATTATTAATAATATAAAAGGAGATTATCAATCATGA
- a CDS encoding TetR/AcrR family transcriptional regulator has protein sequence MSISKKEDPRTIRSREMFKNAVFTLISEDNAISNLTVQKISDKAGLNRTTFYLHYQDIQDLLTQITDEILKELSDKILALIDAKDLSEKQQLTQLLDYLYVHRNYLLSLFSMNQFEEQLFLLLKQLVGARRKNSLEELPADYVAIDIRTSSLVGIIMWWIKKGLHFSSDYIANQIYLMYRMQ, from the coding sequence ATGTCTATTTCTAAAAAAGAAGACCCTCGTACCATTCGTTCAAGAGAGATGTTTAAAAATGCTGTCTTTACTCTTATAAGTGAGGACAATGCAATATCAAATTTAACGGTCCAGAAAATTTCAGACAAAGCTGGATTAAACAGAACAACTTTTTACTTACATTATCAGGATATTCAAGATTTGCTAACACAAATAACTGATGAGATTTTAAAAGAGTTATCTGATAAAATTCTAGCTTTAATCGATGCTAAAGATTTATCAGAAAAACAACAGCTAACTCAATTACTTGATTATTTATATGTTCATCGAAACTATTTACTTAGTTTATTTAGTATGAATCAGTTTGAGGAGCAATTGTTTTTACTATTAAAGCAATTAGTAGGAGCAAGAAGGAAGAACAGTTTAGAGGAATTACCTGCTGATTATGTTGCAATTGATATTAGAACATCCTCTCTAGTAGGAATCATCATGTGGTGGATAAAGAAGGGGCTTCATTTTAGTTCAGATTACATTGCAAACCAAATTTATTTAATGTACAGAATGCAATGA
- a CDS encoding DHA2 family efflux MFS transporter permease subunit — MNKEITEKNKKILLIVLIAGCFLSTLNQTLLNVALSSFMDVFHVTAATVQWLSTGFMLVNGVLVPITAFLMKRFTTRQLFISSMFFLLIGAVLGASAMNFGMLLTGRMIQAIGAGIIIPLLMTVILYLYPSEKRGSIMGTIGFAMIFAPAIAPTLSGFIIEYVSWRWLFIVLAPFILIVIVLAFKYLMNVAETSKSKLDIASVILSSIGFGCILFGFSSAGSKGWDDPIVITTIIVGIIVTTLFCLRQIKSNDPLLNLSVFKYKIFTLTSFINILITMIMYADLILLPIYLQNGRGFSAFEAGLLLLPGAVLNALLSPITGKMYDKYGARPLFITGLLFIIISMCGVINLSASTTFMYLMVRTCILRIGLSFITMPLNTAGLNALPRELGSHGSAVNNTVRQLAGAIGTAVVITVYTIQATSHASKLSMENENISARQLAELTSIFGSSDAYVFMLVLSIVALIVAFFMPKKSALEKSVTKTVLQKSKS, encoded by the coding sequence ATGAATAAGGAAATCACGGAAAAAAATAAAAAAATCTTATTAATTGTTCTAATTGCGGGATGTTTTTTATCAACCTTAAATCAAACTTTATTAAATGTTGCTTTGAGTAGTTTCATGGACGTATTTCATGTAACAGCAGCTACCGTACAATGGTTATCAACTGGTTTTATGCTAGTTAACGGTGTTTTAGTACCCATTACGGCGTTTTTAATGAAACGATTTACAACAAGGCAGCTCTTTATTAGCTCGATGTTCTTTTTATTAATCGGGGCCGTACTTGGTGCCAGTGCGATGAATTTTGGTATGCTGTTAACAGGCAGAATGATTCAAGCCATTGGTGCAGGCATTATTATACCTCTATTGATGACAGTTATTTTATATTTGTATCCTAGCGAAAAGCGTGGAAGTATTATGGGTACAATTGGCTTTGCAATGATTTTTGCACCAGCAATTGCACCTACATTATCTGGTTTTATCATTGAATATGTATCATGGAGATGGCTATTTATTGTGTTAGCCCCATTTATATTAATCGTCATTGTTCTTGCCTTTAAATATTTAATGAATGTTGCAGAAACATCAAAATCGAAATTAGACATAGCAAGTGTCATTTTATCATCTATAGGTTTTGGATGTATTTTATTTGGATTTAGTAGTGCAGGAAGCAAAGGTTGGGATGATCCCATTGTTATCACAACAATTATCGTCGGAATAATCGTTACGACTCTATTCTGTTTACGTCAAATAAAATCCAACGATCCATTATTAAATTTATCCGTATTTAAGTATAAAATTTTCACTTTAACGTCGTTCATCAATATCTTAATTACGATGATTATGTATGCGGATTTAATCCTTTTACCCATTTACTTACAGAACGGAAGAGGTTTCTCAGCTTTTGAAGCAGGATTACTATTATTACCAGGGGCTGTGTTAAATGCCTTATTATCACCTATTACAGGTAAAATGTATGATAAATACGGAGCTCGACCACTCTTTATTACAGGTTTATTATTTATCATTATTTCCATGTGTGGAGTTATTAATTTAAGTGCTTCCACAACATTTATGTATTTAATGGTTCGAACATGTATTTTAAGAATAGGATTAAGCTTTATTACGATGCCTTTAAATACAGCAGGGTTGAACGCTTTACCAAGAGAACTGGGTTCACATGGTTCAGCGGTAAATAATACTGTTCGTCAATTAGCAGGAGCGATTGGAACAGCAGTTGTCATCACTGTTTATACAATTCAAGCAACCTCACATGCTTCAAAGCTATCTATGGAAAATGAAAACATTTCAGCTAGGCAACTTGCGGAATTAACTTCTATCTTTGGTTCAAGTGATGCCTATGTATTCATGTTAGTTTTATCTATAGTGGCGTTGATTGTTGCATTCTTTATGCCGAAAAAATCAGCTTTAGAAAAAAGTGTTACAAAAACTGTACTTCAAAAAAGCAAAAGTTAA